The bacterium DNA window AAAATAACCGATGAATACTACGAAGGCGAATCAATAAAAAACTTTTTTGAAGTAATTCTTAAAAACAATGTTGACGGTTATTATAGAAACTTCCTCCAATTAAAAGTAAAAATTGCAGACAATTTTATTGACACCGTATCTCAATTCAGGAAAAACAAGGCTACAAAAGGTTTGATTTCAAATTACGAAAATAAGCAAAAGCTGATAAATGATCTTGGGATGTAATTTTATCAACTTGATAAAGTTATGCACATGTGGTGTGGTTGACTGTCTAGGTTCAGATACATATGATACACTCGTTAGGTTTGTAAAATAATAATATCTTTCGTTGAAATTCGACTATTTTGGACCTTAAAAAGGTATTCGGACGGGGTCAGATAATCCAGGGCTTGGTGGGGTCGGACATTGTTCCAGATATCTTCCCACTCTTTGATCTTTCTCTGCATCACCCCTAAGATAGAACAGACATTGCCTTGCTGGTAAAACTCTCTCTGGTCGGCTTCGTGGGAAATCTCCACGTAGCTATTCTGCTTAGGCGATCTGGGATAGATAAAATAGTGGGGAATGCCTTTGGCTTGGCAGAACTTATCAAATTCTTTCTGAAAGGGAGCGCCATTGTCCGTCTGGATCGCCTTGATAGGAAAAGGAAATCCCAGCAGGCATTCTTCAATAAATTTAGCTCCGTTTCGGGACGACTCGGAAGGGTAGACCCTCATTACTTTTCTTTTGCCTAAAACATCAATCGCCGTAAATTGGTAAAACTTTTTCCCACCAGGTAGCATGATATGTTTAGTGTCCATTTGGATCATGTCTCCGGGTTCAGATATTCGTAATCCGTGGGGAAACCTGGCCTTGGGACGGAGAGCGGCCTTCCTCCTTTTGCTGGATATTTTTTTGTTAATCAGCCCCCGTCTTTTTAAAATCCTTCCCACCGTGCTGGCTGAAACCTGAATTCCTTCTTTCATTACCAGTGCCCTAAGTTTGTATTTTGACCAGGCCGGATAAAGCTTTCTTAATTGGACTATCCGGATAACAGTATTCCAAGAGACG harbors:
- a CDS encoding DDE-type integrase/transposase/recombinase; its protein translation is MTIYGTILPGAASIARSAALVNSLTERAKYKIKVLDWHRSHGNNNALTARHFGLGRMTLYRWIKKFKRSGVIGLNEESKRPKRLRQPTVSWNTVIRIVQLRKLYPAWSKYKLRALVMKEGIQVSASTVGRILKRRGLINKKISSKRRKAALRPKARFPHGLRISEPGDMIQMDTKHIMLPGGKKFYQFTAIDVLGKRKVMRVYPSESSRNGAKFIEECLLGFPFPIKAIQTDNGAPFQKEFDKFCQAKGIPHYFIYPRSPKQNSYVEISHEADQREFYQQGNVCSILGVMQRKIKEWEDIWNNVRPHQALDYLTPSEYLFKVQNSRISTKDIIILQT